A genomic segment from Vicugna pacos chromosome 17, VicPac4, whole genome shotgun sequence encodes:
- the CX3CR1 gene encoding CX3C chemokine receptor 1, translated as MPTSFPESSFETLTYDDFAEACDMGDIVAFGKVFLAVLYSVVFACGLVGNLLVVFALTNSRKRKSITDIYLLNLALSDLLFVATLPFWTHYLINEQGLHNSTCKLTTAFFFVGFFGGIFFITIISIDRYLAIVLAANSMNNRTVQHGVIISLGVWAAAILVATPQFMFTKRTENECFSDYPEVLQDIWPVLCNLETNVLGFLLPLLIMSYCYFRIIQTLFSCKNHKKMKAVKLILLVVIVFFLFWTPYNVMIFLETLNLFDFFPSCAIKRDLRLALSMTETIAFTHCCLNPLIYAFAGEKFRRYPYYLYRKCLAVLCCRPGHVTFSPSLSEAQRSRRESVLSSNFTHYTSDGDASIIL; from the coding sequence ATGCCTACCAGCTTCCCTGAATCAAGTTTCGAAACCTTGACGTATGATGACTTTGCTGAAGCCTGTGATATGGGGGACATCGTGGCCTTTGGAAAAGTCTTCCTGGCCGTGCTCTACTCCGTTGTCTTTGCCTGTGGCCTGGTGGGAAACCTGCTGGTGGTGTTTGCCCTCACCAACAGCCGGAAGCGTAAGAGCATCACCGACATTTACCTCCTGAACCTGGCCTTGTCTGACCTGCTCTTTGTAGCCACTTTGCCCTTCTGGACTCACTATCTGATAAATGAGCAAGGCCTTCACAACAGCACGTGCAAACTCACCACTGCCTTCTTCTTTGTCGGGTTTTTTGGAGGCATATtcttcatcaccatcatcagcATCGACAGGTACCTGGCCATCGTCCTGGCCGCCAACTCCATGAACAACCGGACCGTGCAGCATGGCGTCATCATCAGCCTCGGCGTCTGGGCAGCAGCCATCCTGGTGGCCACACCCCAGTTCATGTTCACCAAACGAACAGAAAACGAGTGCTTCAGTGACTACCCTGAGGTCCTGCAGGATATCTGGCCCGTGCTCTGTAATCTGGAAACAAATGTTCTCGGCTTCCTGCTCCCCCTGCTCATCATGAGTTACTGTTACTTCAGAATCATCCAGACACTGTTCTCATGCAAGAAccacaagaaaatgaaagccGTGAAGCTAATCCTTCTGGTGGTCATcgtgtttttccttttctggacACCCTACAACGTCATGATCTTCTTAGAGACGCTCAACCTCTTTGACTTCTTTCCCTCCTGTGCCATAAAGAGGGATCTGAGGTTGGCCCTCAGTATGACTGAGACAATTGCATTCACCCACTGTTGCCTCAATCCTCTTATCTATGCATTCGCTGGAGAGAAGTTCAGAAGATACCCGTACTACCTGTATCGGAAATGCCTGGCTGTCCTGTGCTGCCGTCCCGGTCACGTCACTTTCTCCCCCTCCCTGTCTGAAGCCCAGAGGAGCAGGAGGGAAAGCGTTCTCAGCAGCAACTTTACTCATTACACCAGTGATGGAGATGCATCCATCATTCTTTGA